CGCGCCGCCACAGGCCCCAGGTGTCCTGGGTCCGCTCGCGCACCACCTTGCCCCGGTCCAGGATGATCGGCTTGAAGCCCATCTGCGCCAGGATCAGCCCGGCGAACAGCCCGCAGGGGCCAGCGCCGATGACCACGGGGCGCGTGAAGTCCTTCGGGGCCTGGGCTGTCAGCCGATAGTCGGTGTCGGGCCTTGCCCGCACCTGGCTGTCACCCGCGAACCGCGCCAACACGGCCGCCTCGTCGCGCAGCGCGACATCGACCGTGTAGACCATCAGAATTGCCGCCTTCTTCCGCGCGTCATGGGCGCGGCGGACGATGGTGTGGCTGATCAGGTCGTCGGCGGTGACGCCCAGGCGATTGCAGATCGCCGGAGCCAGGTCTTCAGGCGGATGGCCGAGGGGGAGCTTGAGATCGGAGATCCGCAGCATGAGGTCGGATCAATCCCCGTCCATCTTCAACGCCGCGATAAACGCTTCCTGCGGGATCTCGACCTTGCCGAACTGGCGCATGCGCTTCTTGCCGGCCTTCTGCTTGTCCAGCAGCTTGCGTTTGCGCGAGGCGTCGCCGCCGTAGCACTTGGCGGTCACGTCCTTGCGCAGGGCGCGGACGGTTTCGCGGGCGATGATCTTGCCGCCGATCGCCGCCTGGATGGGGATGACGAACATGTGCTGCGGGATGAGTTCCTTCATCTTCTCGCACATGCCACGGCCGCGGCTTTCGGCGCGGTCGCGGTGGACCAGCATCGACAGGGCGTCGACGGGCTCGGCGTTGACCAGGATCGACATCTTCACGAGGTCGCCGGGGCGGTAGTCCTCGACCTGATAGTCGAACGAGGCGTAGCCCTTCGAGATGGATTTCAGGCGGTCGTAGAAGTCGAAGACCACCTCGTTCAGCGGCAGGTCGTAGATCACCATGGCGCGGTTGCCGACGTAGGACAGCTCGCGCTGAGCGCCGCGGCGATCCTGGCAGAGCTTGATCACGCCGCCCAGATACTCGTCGGGGGTGAAGATCGTCGCCTTGATCCAGGGCTCGCTGATGCTCTCGATGTGCATCGGGTCGGGCAGGTCGGCGGGGTTGTGCAGCTCGATCTCCGAGCCGTCGCGCATGTGGATCTTGTAGACCACCGAGGGAGCGGTCGCGATCAGGTCCAGGTCGAACTCGCGGCTGAGGCGCTCCTGGATGATTTCCAGGTGCAGCAGGCCGAGGAAGCCGCAGCGGAAGCCGAAGCCCAGGGCCGCCGAGCTTTCCATCTCGTAGGTGAAGCTGCCGTCGTTGAGGCGCAGCTTGCCGACGGCGGCGCGCAGGTCCTCGAAGTCGGCGGCGTCGACCGGGAACAGGCCGCAGAACACCACCGGCTGGACGTCCTTGAAGCCGGGCAGGGCCTTTTCGGTGGGCTTCTTCTCGTCGGTCAGGGTGTCGCCGACGGCGGCGTCGGCCACTTCCTTGATCTGGGCGGTGAAGAAGCCGATCTCGCCGGGGCCGAGGCTCTCGACGGGGGTGTTCTTGGGCTTGAAGACGCCGACGCGGTCGACCAGGTGGGTCGAGCCGTGCTGCATCATCTTGATCTTCTGGCCGGCCCGCAGGCGGCCGTCGAAGACGCGGACCAGAACCACGACGCCGAGATAGGCGTCGTACCAGGCGTCGACCAGCAGGGCCTTCAGCGGCGCGTTCTCGTCGCCCTTGGGCGGCGGCAGGCGGGTGACGATGGCTTCCAGCACGTCGTGGATGCCGACGCCCGACTTGGCGCTGGCCAGCACGGCGTCGCTGGCGTCCAGGCCGATCAGGTCCTCGATCTGGGCGCGCACGCGCTCGGGCTCGGCGGCCGGCAGGTCGATCTTGTTGAGGACCGGGACGATCTCGTGATTGTTGTCGATGGCCGAATAGACGTTGGCCAGGGTCTGGGCTTCCACGCCCTGGCTGGCGTCGACGACCAGGATCGAGCCTTCGCACGCGGCCAGGCTGCGGCTGACCTCATAGGCGAAGTCGACGTGGCCGGGGGTGTCCATCAGGTTCAGGATGTAGGTCTGGCCGTCGTCGGCCTTGTAGTCCAGACGCACGGTCTGGGCCTTGATGGTGATCCCGCGTTCCTTCTCGATGTCCATGTTGTCCAGGACCTGGGCGGTCATCTCACGCGCGGTGAGGCCCCCGGTCTCCTGGATCAGGCGGTCGGAAAGGGTCGATTTGCCGTGGTCGATGTGGGCCACGATCGAGAAATTGCGAATGCGGTCGAGAGGCGTCGAAGTCATGTGCGTGCGTCTAGCATATTTGCGCGGTTTCGCGAGTGTCGTTCCGCCGGCCCCCGGCTGAACCCTCATGGTTAACTCGCCATTAAGCTTCAAGCCGCAAACCCGACTCAAAGGGTTGAGACACTCTCGACTGTCGGAATCACGAGAGAGCACATGGACCGTCGCAAGCTGATCCTTTCGGGCATCGCCACCGCCGGCCTCGGCGCTTGCGCCAGCACCGCCCAAGAGCGCCCCGGCGACCCGCCGGCCCGGTCGCAGTACGACACCGGTCGCGCCCAGACCTATTCAGCCGACGAGATGATCCGCAGCGGCTCGGACTTCCTGGGCGTGACCGCCGAGAGCATCGGGGCGGTGATCGAGCGCGCCTTCCGCGACAACGGCCAGCCCACCGGCTACATCGCCGGCGAGGAAGGCTCGGGCGCCGTCGGCGTGGGCCTGCGCTATGGTCGGGGCCTGCTGTACATGAAGGGCCGCGACACCCAGGAGGTGTTCTGGCAGGGCCCGTCGGTGGGCTGGGACTGGGGCGGCAACGCCAGCAGGGTCTTCACCCTGTGCTATAACCTGCAGTATCCGGACGCCATCTTCCGCCGCTTCCCGGGCGTGGAGGGCACGGCCTATCTGGTGGGCGGCCTGGGCGTGAACTACCAGCGCGCCGACACCATCACCCTGGCCCCGATCCGCGCCGGCGTCGGCCTGCGCCTGGGCGCGAACGTGGGCTACCTGGCCTATAGCCGCCAGCGCAACATCCTGCCGTTCTAGGCCCAAGATCCTCCCCCTGTGGGGGAGGCGGCCGAAGGCCGGTGGGGGGAGTTGTCGGAGCGTTGACCGGGTCGTGGTCAGCTTCGGATTACTCCCCCCTCCGTCGGCTTTGCCGACACCTCCCCCATAGGGGGAGGACCTAGTGCTTGGTCTCGCGAGCATTTCTCGCCATTATCAATCGCAACGGGAAAGTCCCGCCGCGCGAAGACGTCGGGTCGCGGCGGCCGGTCCGCGCCTCGGAGCGCGCCCGACGCGAGGATGCGTCATGTTCGAGCGGCTCAAGCGCCTCTGGTTCGTCTGGCTTGGACTGGCGATCGCCAGCGCCGTCGTCCTACCCCGATTGATCGACGCCAAGGCGACGTCCGCCGCGCCGCCGCCGACCGCCGAGCCCGCTATCGCGCCGCGCTTCGTGGTCCAGGACCCGAACGGAACGGCCATCGGCTGGCTGAACATCAAGTACCCCCGCACGATCCGCGAGAACGAGGAGGGGGTGCTGGAGGCCGAATACACGACCGGCGACGCCCACTGGAAAACCGGCTCGGCGGACGACGGGACGGGTGACGGCTACGGCTATGCCTCGGTGCAGCCGCCGGCCGGGATGAAGGTCGAGCTCAGCGGCGCGGACCTGGCGCTCACCCCCGCCCCAAGCCACGAATTCGACGTCCAGCGCATCGCGGCCACGGGCGTCGAGCGGGTAAAGTGGATCGTCTCGCCCAAGGACGAGGGCGACCATGTGCTGCTCGTGCGCTTCAACGTCAGTCCGGCCACGTTCAAGGCGATCCCGATCTCGGCCAATGGCGAAGCGCAAGGGTCGGATCCGCAGATCCTGCTGCCGGTGAAGGTGTTCACGATCTACGGCGTGCCCAAGGCCACGGTGCTGATCGCCAAGGGCGGGGTAGGGTTGCTGTCGTTCCTGCTGACCCTGCCGGCGGCCTTCGTGCTGTTCGAGCGGGTGTTCAGGAAGAAGCCGAAGGCGCGGCGGAAGAAGGCGGCGTCGCCTAGTCCGCGCGTCTAACCGTCACGCTCTGGCTGACCATGTTCGCCCGCCCGAAGATCGTCAGGAACGCCACGTCCGCGGCGTCGCGGCCGTAGGCGATGCGGACCAGGCCGTCGATGGGGGCCAGGCCCGTGGGGTCCAGCAGGCGCCAGCGGCCGCCGACATAGACCTCGACCACGGCGTGGAAGTCGGGCGGGTCGAGCGTCAGGGCGTAGACGCTGGCCACGCGGGCGGGGATGTCGCTGGCCCGGCACAGGGTGACGGCCAGGTGGGCGAAGTCGCGGCAGACGCCGGCCCGCTGGACATAGGTTTCGAGCGCCGTGGTCCGCCAGTCGCTGCACGGGCGGTATTCCAGGTGGCCGATGATCCAGGCGGCGATGGCCGCCACGCGCTCGCCACCGCGCAAGGTCCCGAACTTCTGGTCTGCGATGGTCTCGAAGGTGTCGGAGGGGCAGTAACGGCTGCCGCGCAGATAGGGCAGGGTCTCGATCGGCAGCTCGGCCACGCGATGCTGGACGGCGCCGGCCAGGTCCATCTGGCGATCGGCGATCTCGACGGTGGCGGCGTAGACGATGGCGAGGCGCCCTTGGTGCTCGAAGGCTACGCGCCGCTCGCCGCTGGCGGGATCGTCGCGGCGGGTGAAGGCCACGGGCGGATCGAAGGTCAGCCGCTCCTCGACCACCGTCTGGTCGTCGGCGACCGCCGCCTCGATCTGCAGCAGGGACTCCACGCGTTCGGGAAAGTCGTAGTCCAACCGCGCCTCGACATGCACGCGCATGGTCGTCTCCCCAGGTGAGCCGTGACAACGGCCTGCCCGGGGCGAAGGTTCACCGAGGGATCAGTGCTTAGACGCCTTGCTGTTCACATAGTCCATCAGGGCCAGCAGCAGGCCCGAGACCACGAAGGCCAGGTGGACGATCACCAGCCACATCAGGCGCGGCTGGTCGATGGGTTCGGGTGGCGAGGTCACTTCGCTCAGATGCAGGAAGGCCTTGAGCAGGGCGATGGCCGAGATCGCCACGATCGAGGCGATCAGCTTCATCTTCATGGCCGAATAGTCGACCGTGCCCATCCATTCGGGCCGGTCCTCGTGGCTGGCGGTGTCGATCTTGGAGACGAAGTTCTCGTAGCCCGACAGGATGACGATCACGAGGAGATTGGCCGCCAGCGACAGATCGATCAGCGACAGGGCCAGCAGGATGGCGTTCTCCGGCTTGGCGTTGAACACCAGCGGCAGGCCGTGGAACAGCTCCTGGAAGAACACCACCATCAGGGCGGCCAGGGCGATGACCAGCCCGACATAGAACGGGGCCATCAGCCAGCGCGAGGCGAACAGACCGCGCTCCAGCCAGGTTTCGAGGATGGGTTTCTGCATTGGCATCGGCGGCGCGGGTCCTTTGGGCCTGGTCGTCGGTTATGTAACCCACGATAGCGCAGGATCGCCTCGCCGCCAGCCGCCGTTCGTTAGACCTTACCCGCCCCACACCTGCTTCAGGCGCAGGTCGCGGCCGCAGCCCAGGCGGTAGACGTTGTAGTCGATGGAGTGGTTCTTGGCGTAGTCGCGGTGATAGGCCTCGGCCGGCCAGAAGGTCTTCAGGTCCAGGATCTGGGCCTTCATCGTGCCGGACTTCAGGCGCTTGGCGGCCTCGGCGCGGGACTTTTCGGCGATCGGGCGCTGGTCGGGGGTGACGAACACCGCCGGGCGGTAGGACGGGCCGCGGTCGCAGAACTGGCCGCCATCGTCGGTGGGGTCGACCAGCTTCCAGTACTTGTAGAGCAGGAAGCCGTAGTCGAGCTTGGCCGGGTCGTAGGTGACGCGCACCGACTCGTAGTGGCCCGAGGTCTCGCTGGTCACATCACGATAGGTGGGGCGGTCGACATGGCCCCCGGTGTAGCCGCTCTCGACCTTCAGCACCCCCGGAATGCCGCCCATGTCGTGCTCCATGCACCAGAAGCAGCCGCCGGCGAACACGGCGGTCGCGGGCGGGGCGGGCTTGCCGGCCGCCAGCACGTCGGCGGGCAGTACGATGGCGGCGAAACTGGCGATCAGGACGAGCAGGCGGCGGATCATCGAAGGTCTCCGGAAGGACGTACCTCTAGATACGGATCGGGCGATGGAAAGGTTACACCCTATCGCCAGCCGAATCCGACGCCGCGCACCGACGGGCAGGCGGACAACCGCGCGGCCAGGACCTGGGCGCGGTCGTCGCCCTGGTCGTCCAGCTCCATGCGGATCGACAGGCCCGCGCCGTCGGGCTGGGCGGTCAGGGCGCGCAGGCGCGTCTGCTGGACGTTGGCCACGCCCAACACCCGCATCAGGGCGTCGGGCGTGTCGTCGGCGATCACCAGGAACAGCCGGCGTTTGTCGCCTTCTTCGTCTTTGGCCGGTTCGAGAGCGCTCACGGTCGCACCCACTGATGCTCGACGCTGGCCGAGGTGACGCCCGGCCAGGCGGCCAGGTCGCGGGCCAGCAGGCGGGCGGCCTGGTCGCTGAGGTGGCGCACGCGCAGGAAGCCTTCGACGATCTGACCGACCGGCTTCATCGACAGGGCGCACAGCTCCGCGCCGCTGTCGGCCAGGCCCTGGCGGACGGCTTCCAGCGCCGAGGGCGCGTCCTGGGCGGCCAGCAGCAGCTGGTGGACGGTGACGCCTTCGTGGTCGGAGTGGAAGGCGGGTGGGGACGGCAGGTAGCTCATGTTTCAAAGGTCCTTTGGGTTCGAAGGGAGGACCGACGACCGCACAGCAAAAACCCCGCTCCTTGTGGGAAGCGGGGCTTTGCGGATCTTGCGATCTTCGGCGTTTTTGCGGGTCTAGCCCGCGCGCCTGTGCTGCCCCGTTCGCACACGAACGGTTTTAATCTTGGCCTGCATCATAATGGCGCGCGCACACGAGATCGCGACGCCGGCGGTGAGGCCGGTGGCGATCAGAACGTTCATGGCCAGCTGCGACAGCATGATGGCGTGGAAACTCCGTGTGCGATTACACAGGTAGCGTGGGCGTAGGCCCAGCGCAAGGCTTTGCCGCGCGGCTGCGGCGAATGGCCTGGGGTGCGCAAGAAATATGCGGCCGCGCTCAGGCGGTTAGCACTTGCTCCCTACGGACCGCTTCGCGGTCGTCTTCCCCCACAGGGGGAAGAGCGCTCCGCCCCCTATGGGGGCGGACAGACCGCGAAGCGGTCAGGTGGGGGCAAGTGGGTGAGCCGCTAACCCCGCAGCTTCCCGCCAGCCTTCTCGACCGCCGCCACGATCTTCCCCGACAGGGCTTCGATCTCGGCTTCGGCCAGGGTCTTGTCGCGCGGCTGGATCACCACCTCAAGCGCGACCGACTTCGAGCCGTCCGGCACGCCGGGGCCCTCATAGACGTCGAACACCCGCACGGCGGCGATCAGCGCCTTGTCCGCGCCGGCCGCGGCCTTGACCAGGTCGCCCGCCGCCTTGGCCTTGTCGGCCACGAAGGCGAAGTCGCGGGTCAGGGGCATCAGCGGCGAGGGCGTGAAGGCCGGCTTGGTCTTGACCGACTTCTTCTTCGGTTCGGGCACGGCTTCCAGGGTGATCTCGAAGCCGTAGACCGGACCGGCCACGTCCAGGGCCTTCAAGACCGCCGGATGCAGCTCGCCGAACTCGGCCAGCACCGCCTTGGGGCCCAGCTGCAGGCGCGCCGAGCGGCCGGGGTGCCACCACGACGAGGCGTCGCCCTGGGCGGTCTGCAGCTTGTCGACCGGCGCGCCGATCTCCTCCAGCAGGGCCAGCAGGTCGGCCTTCACCGTGAACACGTCCTCGGCCGACGCCTTGTCCCAGCCGCGCGGGGCGCGAGGGGCCAGGATGGCGGCGATGGTGGTCTTCTGGTCCTGCGGGCGGTCGCCGAAGAACACCGGACCCACTTCGAACAGGGCGACGTCCGGGAAGCCCTGGCGGGCGTTGCGGCCGGCCGCCTCGATCAGGTTGGGCAGGATCGACGGGCGCATGCAGTCCAGTTCCGAGGCGATCGGATTGGCCAGCACCAGTTCGGCCGCGCCGCCGCCGAACAGGGCCGCGATCTTCTGGTTGGTGAAGCTCCAGGTCACCGCCTCGTTGTAGCCGGCCGCCGCCAGGGCGCGGCGGGCGATGCGGGCCCGGGCCTGGCGCGGGGTCAGCACGCCGCCGACCGCCCGCGCCGTTTCCGGCAGCGGGGTGGAGGGCAGGGCGGCGTAGCCGGCGATGCGGGCCACTTCCTCGACCAGGTCGGCCTTGCCCTGCACGTCGCGGCGGAAGGTCGGCGGGGTGACGCAGACCAGGCTCTCGGCGTTCATGGCGAAGGCGGTGGTCGAGACGTCCTTGGGCGGCTCGATCGTGAAGCCCAGGTCGGTCAGGATCTTCAGCGTTCGCTCGGGCGCGATGGCTAGGCCCGACAGCTGCTCGACATAGGCCGGGTCGAACAGGATCGGACCGGGGGCGGCCGGGGCCTCGCCGGCCACCACGACCTCCGAGGCC
The window above is part of the Caulobacter soli genome. Proteins encoded here:
- the lepA gene encoding translation elongation factor 4, whose product is MTSTPLDRIRNFSIVAHIDHGKSTLSDRLIQETGGLTAREMTAQVLDNMDIEKERGITIKAQTVRLDYKADDGQTYILNLMDTPGHVDFAYEVSRSLAACEGSILVVDASQGVEAQTLANVYSAIDNNHEIVPVLNKIDLPAAEPERVRAQIEDLIGLDASDAVLASAKSGVGIHDVLEAIVTRLPPPKGDENAPLKALLVDAWYDAYLGVVVLVRVFDGRLRAGQKIKMMQHGSTHLVDRVGVFKPKNTPVESLGPGEIGFFTAQIKEVADAAVGDTLTDEKKPTEKALPGFKDVQPVVFCGLFPVDAADFEDLRAAVGKLRLNDGSFTYEMESSAALGFGFRCGFLGLLHLEIIQERLSREFDLDLIATAPSVVYKIHMRDGSEIELHNPADLPDPMHIESISEPWIKATIFTPDEYLGGVIKLCQDRRGAQRELSYVGNRAMVIYDLPLNEVVFDFYDRLKSISKGYASFDYQVEDYRPGDLVKMSILVNAEPVDALSMLVHRDRAESRGRGMCEKMKELIPQHMFVIPIQAAIGGKIIARETVRALRKDVTAKCYGGDASRKRKLLDKQKAGKKRMRQFGKVEIPQEAFIAALKMDGD
- a CDS encoding transglutaminase-like domain-containing protein codes for the protein MRVHVEARLDYDFPERVESLLQIEAAVADDQTVVEERLTFDPPVAFTRRDDPASGERRVAFEHQGRLAIVYAATVEIADRQMDLAGAVQHRVAELPIETLPYLRGSRYCPSDTFETIADQKFGTLRGGERVAAIAAWIIGHLEYRPCSDWRTTALETYVQRAGVCRDFAHLAVTLCRASDIPARVASVYALTLDPPDFHAVVEVYVGGRWRLLDPTGLAPIDGLVRIAYGRDAADVAFLTIFGRANMVSQSVTVRRAD
- a CDS encoding TIGR00645 family protein, with amino-acid sequence MQKPILETWLERGLFASRWLMAPFYVGLVIALAALMVVFFQELFHGLPLVFNAKPENAILLALSLIDLSLAANLLVIVILSGYENFVSKIDTASHEDRPEWMGTVDYSAMKMKLIASIVAISAIALLKAFLHLSEVTSPPEPIDQPRLMWLVIVHLAFVVSGLLLALMDYVNSKASKH
- the msrA gene encoding peptide-methionine (S)-S-oxide reductase MsrA, which gives rise to MRRLLVLIASFAAIVLPADVLAAGKPAPPATAVFAGGCFWCMEHDMGGIPGVLKVESGYTGGHVDRPTYRDVTSETSGHYESVRVTYDPAKLDYGFLLYKYWKLVDPTDDGGQFCDRGPSYRPAVFVTPDQRPIAEKSRAEAAKRLKSGTMKAQILDLKTFWPAEAYHRDYAKNHSIDYNVYRLGCGRDLRLKQVWGG
- the pheT gene encoding phenylalanine--tRNA ligase subunit beta, coding for MKFTLSWLKDHLETTASATEVVAAMTMAGLEVEHVTDPASKLAAFTVAKIVEAVQHPNADRLRVCQVDTVDGRKEIVCGAPNARPGLTTVYAPIGAYVPGLGVTLVEKPVRGVVSNGMLCSGSELEADDGSEGILELSDDLAVGTPAAQALGLEAVIDFEVTPNRPDWLGVAGIARDLAAAGVGTLKDLSIAPVPGSFPCPITIKVDGDACPTFSGRLIKGVKNGPSPKWLQDRLKAIGLRPINTLVDITNLITYDRARPLHVYDAAKLVGTVIEARLGHHGVHGDEHLIALDGKTYELTPEMSVISDAAGERPIGIGGVMGGESTGCSDETVDVFLESAWFDPIRTAQTGRTTGINSDAQYRFARTVDTGSVVPGLELATKLILELCGGEASEVVVAGEAPAAPGPILFDPAYVEQLSGLAIAPERTLKILTDLGFTIEPPKDVSTTAFAMNAESLVCVTPPTFRRDVQGKADLVEEVARIAGYAALPSTPLPETARAVGGVLTPRQARARIARRALAAAGYNEAVTWSFTNQKIAALFGGGAAELVLANPIASELDCMRPSILPNLIEAAGRNARQGFPDVALFEVGPVFFGDRPQDQKTTIAAILAPRAPRGWDKASAEDVFTVKADLLALLEEIGAPVDKLQTAQGDASSWWHPGRSARLQLGPKAVLAEFGELHPAVLKALDVAGPVYGFEITLEAVPEPKKKSVKTKPAFTPSPLMPLTRDFAFVADKAKAAGDLVKAAAGADKALIAAVRVFDVYEGPGVPDGSKSVALEVVIQPRDKTLAEAEIEALSGKIVAAVEKAGGKLRG